The stretch of DNA TTACTCaattacttgtactttacttaattATTACAATTTTGTGCCACTTTACACTTCCGCTTTACTACATtttagagggaaatattgtacacTTCACAACTTAACAGCTGTAGTCACTTAACAAATGTAGATTTTACATCCGAAACCTATGGGGAGCTTATAAAAAGTGCATTTTTGAagactgaaatactcagcagtCTATAAAATTTGAGCTTTTCAGGCAACAATGTCCAACCCTTCATGGTTTCAGCTTCTTCCTTTCAGCATTTCCTGTCATAAATGATCTGTCCCTGCATGAGCTATAACCAGACCCTTCTTGCTATGATGCAACAGTGCTAACCTCTGCACCACCGGGCCACCCATTATCTTAAATTATAATACAATAATGTTGAGGTTTGGACTGTCGGGTGGCCGAAACAAGATGTCACTTTGGGCACTGGGTAACTCATCAGAcaataatcagcagattaatcatTAATGTAAATAacaatgtaaataataatgtaaataatcattGGTTGCAgctatatacaaaaaaatgttaaaagctCCACAACAGTAATATGCTGGTTAAACATTAAGGTATAATAAGTCATCATAAGTTACACAAGTTTATGACTagtatgtttacagtgtgtaattttttgtaaatgaaggatctgaatacttcctccaaTATTAATTGTTAAGAATGATAATAACTGCATGGATGTAATACTCCTTGCCCTGGctgataataatgataatactgATGAAGGGGCAAGGGTTCTGAGTGCCACACCCTCCTGTAGATTGTTTCTTACCTTGCCAGTGAGTTTTAACCCCATGCTGTCTGATGATCAGGCTGTGTACCAGCACACTGGCTGTGCCAGTCTGTCATCATATctgacaggaagagacaaaaacacagagactaaaaTCCGAATGCAAATGTTAGGAACCGTTAATAACTATTTAGCCAAATGTTTAGCAACATTTTACACGTCAGTATCACAGCGATGTTTAAACGTATGTAGTTGCTTAATATATAACGATATATATTAATTGCAGTGTCATATCCTTGCCAGTTATGTTTTAGCTCATATTTACGTAGCTCACGCTATGAAAACATAAGGCAATTTAACGTTATTGTGTTAACACACAAACCATCTTTTACGCAGCCAGTCTGCGTTCGTTGGTGACGTacctttttcttacattttttttaaacaacatccCCGCTGATATGATTAAGATGTTAGCTAACATGATATATCACCGTACCATAATCGACACCAGTGTTAATCCAGCGTTTACCGTTTCATAGTCGTTGCCATCTCAGTGTATGAtgtctggctctctctctcgtgcCCCATCTTCCTGCACCACTCGCTGACGTCACCACGTCTGTCAATGCAGCACAGTGAGGGTTGCGTTTGggtcatagaccgttaatattaataaatatacaggtAATGGTTTGGGTCGACCTCTATCTTACCCGGTAGAATGTTCCACGGCAGCGTcccggttcgaatccgaccCAACCCAACCCGCGGCACTTTGCTACCTGCCGTCCCCCTTCCTCCCCCTTCCTCCCCcttcctctccctttctccccACTTTCCTGCTATTCAAAACATGATGTAGaacagtgatgagtgagagaAGTGACCAACTCTGAATCCACTGTGTGAAAACTAGTCACAATGTTTATCTGTAGCgggaaagaaaacatgaaaatcatCAAGGTTTTTGATCTaagatgatttattttgtcCATTCATGTAAACCCCCTCTACCTATTTCTAAaacttacatattttttttaattcacatttgCTTTGTTTGTCGTTGTTCtatttattcaacttttgttctGTTTATCAAATTTTTTATGCACCCTACTTAatagaaaaaacatttctttctatctatctatctatctatctatccatccatctgtctttCTATCTAACATATAGAcattgcattttctttattatcccttgtgttgtccacaCCACcgtactaccactagttttacgctactttttggaatttatggtcaataaccgTGATTTATATAGAagtatacctaatatttgagttaaaaagcagaaattatgaatcattttgattaatagttaagatcagagaaacgtacagatgagtttagtcaggaatgaaagtgatcaattgtatttgcaaagagtgttgtatggaatccagtctttttttttgtggtaatttggttaaaaagaaacccatattttagatatagacatttttttaaagtggtcaaatttgacccgaggacaaccgGAGGGttatattaaaattaatttgaaaataaaagtgtgaAACTATCAGTGCAGCACAGTTTGTATACGCCCACACTGTCTTGCAAAGAAGTTGCATCAGTGAAAACACGTGTGTGGGTGGACCAAGGGTGTGTAGAGTCTTTTACTGAATTCAAGTGGTCTATGAAGGCCAGAGATAAAGACCAGTTGTCTAATATTCTTATACGAAGTCAAACTCACACACTCAGACTGTCAGCAGATTTATTCATGTTGACTCCCATCTGCTGTAACCAGTGGTCAAGTTTACATTCAAGTTTGCACTTTGCACAACAAAGTCCAAACCAAAGTAACcaaaaagtaattaataataCATGTTAATTGAAACAATTCCTGTCTAGTATGTAAATCACAGTTAATACTTTGACACAGTAGTTTGTTCAGCAGTGCAAATTCTATTCCAGTCTTTGGAATTTGCCACAAAATAAGCATTATGCGACTGAAAAGGCAGTGCTATGTTTTTCATAGTGAACAAGCAGCAAAACATAAGGGGTACCAGCAGATGTCTGAAGACAAGTAACTAATTTTGTGTTTATGGTATTGGACCAATTACATTCAAAGTTAAAACACCAAAATTCCTATTCTGTCAGAGATTTAGGATGACACACACTGGTGGAACTTCCACCGATTCAGCTGTGCAGTTTCCCATCAGCGTTCCGAGAAATCTGGTCCGAGGGTTCGTCCCCTCGAacacagataacacacactAACCACAAAGATCTGTTTGAATTCTCGCTCATTGTAATTAATACTGTTTGTTGGCCATTGATTGTATATCAATGGCTGTCTGTGGTGCTGAAGACAGAGTAGTGAACAGTAGACCACACTGCAGTTACATTTCAGTACTGTCTGCTCTGTGGTTGGTATTTATCAGTGGTTGTCAACCTTTTTTAGTCCAGCACCCCCCTATCTTTTATCCAGTTCTCTTACCCCCCTCCctgacatatttttaaattagcattctTGTAAAAATCTCTCGCACCCACTGCAGTattccaaagtacccctaggagAACAtgtacccccatttgagaaacaccgGTTTAAAGTGTTAACTGGTATTGTATCGCCTTAAAACAAACTCCAGCATAAATGAGCATAAATCTTCAATATCAAaccttacaaaaataaaactaagtAGTTCATGAAGAAGAAAGTAGCAGCCTGAAACAGCATGACTCGGTATGTTCATTTGTTGTTTGTCTGCTGTATATTTGGGCTGAAACGATAAGTCAGTTAATTAATTGAGGTCTATCGACAGAAAGTCAATCAGCAACTGTTTTGGTTGTCGATTAATCGTTTGAGTCATTCCTTCAAATGTGATTATTTGCTGGTTTTCTTAGTCTAGTATGATTGTAAATTCAATGACGTTTGGACCAATGATCGAGACCAACAATTCaaattaataattgattaattgagaaaaattgctgaatgaatgaatcgCTACTGAAATGAATCACTAGTTCCATCCTTAAACAACACACTTCCTGTTTGAGGGAGTTAAGGTGCATATTGTAGCGGCAAGCTTGATTGCagcataaaataaaacattgtgcaGAATCAAACAGAAAGTCAAGGCATAAAggtataaagaaaaaaaaaattgtaagcTTTGGTTTAAACTGGTTTTACTGCTTTGTGTTGCAGTATTGTGTTGCTTAATATTTTGGAATCACTATACTGATGTTTGGCTATACGTAATGGTAAGTATTTAGGAATACTGAAAGTGGTAATTTACCACCTGTTACCAGTTGAATGCTGATACATCTGGTACatctaaaacattattttatactTATGGCTGCAGATTATTTTAGCCATGATGACCTTGTATCAAATGGAACTTTTTTTCTGCTAAAAAAAATGGTtgagttggtaaaaaaaaaaaatttcaaatggAAGCTAGGGTCCAGGAGTAACAATGCCATGTCATTGATAAAGTCTCTGATTAGACATCGCTGAAATCTTCGGCAATGATGATCAAAAGCCGATACAAGTGAATACCACTGTAGGGTCATGGAACATCAGGAGAACTTCATGGTTTTAATATCTTCGTCCTTAGAGGCTCCAAGAGGGGTGTTTAAACTCCATCTTGTGCCGTGTTGCCCATTTGGCGTAGATGGCCTTCTCAGTGATGAAACGATGACCCCCACGGCGTGTGTGCTCGTGGACATTGTACATCCTGCACTCATTGATTCGGTTCCTCTCGTAATAATGGTAGGGAACGACACTGTGATTGGCTCGACTGTCAGAAGAAATAAAGAACCAGAGTTAGCTGAAGTAAATTTACGATACTTAAAATAAAGATGGAGGTGGAGTATAGATCATGAAATTGGGTTATTATGTAAAACGTCTCACCTGCAGTAGTTATAATCAATCATTCCATAGACATGGATGCTGTCACACATATCTATAGCCAGAATCATTGTGAAGAATCCAGTACTGAGAAACGCCCCCGTCTTCATTCTGAGTAAGACACCAAACATCTGTTCTTAAAAAACTTATTTAAACCTCTTAAACCGAGACCATTAACTGCACAACGCACCGTTACTGTTTATGttactatacagtatattcattaTAAATTGCCCCAATACATAGTGGTATGTCCTATTGTCTAAATGTGTAAAGTTTGCGTGTATTTTGATAAATTGTTTAGTTATTTCCTGTATTTTGAAGTAAATTTGGACCGTGCAACAAGGtgggcctgcttggttctttcaggcaATGATTGTAAagaagatttacaaagaatatgtttacggcattcactctctaactgggacattttctgattttacaaaacaaacaaattcaattgattaattgagaaaataatccacCGATTAATCCATAGCCTAACTTAAAATCATCATTAGTTGGAGACCTATTCCAAATAGGTAAACATAAGCTCCATCTCTCCTCAACCAAGTCCGACAGTAAAAGACGGCTTTTATGTTAATGATGAGTAATAACATTAACGGGGAacatttttcagctttttctACTTTTGATGCATTTAagtatacttttacttaagtaacctTTTCAACGCGGGAGTTTACTTTAGTACTTTTGCTTAGGTAAAacatctgaatacttcctccaccactggctCTTACTTTAATATAATGCATGAAAAACAATCAAGAGCATCAGCCAAGGCTTTCATTTATTGGACTGGTGACGCTAAACTCATACTGTACCTGTTTTTTCCAGTTTCATTCTGAAACACACCATCACAGTACTGAATCTTCTCTCTGGTCACAGTGTAGATTCTGACGTTTGCATACTTCTTTGCTATTTTCAGAAGAGTATTGAAGGTATATCCAGTCCCGTCTTGCCGCATCTTCCTCTCAGGACCCCAGAACACATATGTGGTTCCTGCTGATTGCTGGAAATAATAGCTCTCATTTTTTACCAACAAGGGAACGCTGGTGTGAGACACAACCCGAATACTGGTGCGGTTTCCTACGTCTTTCTCAAAGCCCTGTGTGGGGGCATTGTTCATCCGGATCACACATCCGACTTTGTCTATCTCTTCTCCAAGACCAGCTCCGAGCATCTGACCTGAGCTGGAGACCAAGGCACACTGGCTGCAGTGCATGTGCAGGAACTGAGAGGAAGAGGACAGCATAAGAAAGTTGTTGTGGGTTTCATACATACAATGAGTTCATTGTTTTATAGCTCAGAAGCTATGCTGCCCCAATTAAATATCTAGCATAGCCTGCTGATTGTTGTCAATGTTGATCAAAAGCTCCAAAATACGTATTTGATGTCTGATTTACGTAACAAAGTTGAAACCAACACTTGTCTGATATCTTTGCTTTTATCTTAGCAGAAAATCACTAGAGCCATCAATGTTACAACCTCCCTCAGTGGTTCTagcaacaacacaacagttAGATTATACACAGGTAGTGGTGTGCTATGTATGTGTTTTTCATGTGACTACATCTGCACTGATGAAGCAACTAGTCAGAAATAACACGGAGGCAAAACAAATGATAAATTATAACcgtattttttttagattatttttcgGGCCTTTTAGGACTTTATTTGAATAGGACAGCAAACAGGCGCCCGTAACTAtgatacataaaataaaaataattacttCTTTAATAACAACTCATTAACTGCAATATGCCCAACATTCCCCAAGTCCAGCTTTTAGATAGAGAGCATTTACTTTTCTTGGTCTTAAGCGTAAATTGAATAAATTATAAGTGTATTAATTAATCTAGAAACCAATTGACAGATTcattcatgtttatttttggcCCTATTCCTAATATCATATATAGAACTAAAACATACTTTTATCATAAAGGGTCTAAAATCCTTTTCATGGTCACCATTAACTAATGCGCTATGACGCAGTGCTTTGTGTAACCTCAGCTCTGCCTCTCACCTGATCCATGCTGCCGGGGCCGATCCTCGTGTAGCCTCTGAGCCCGTTGCTTTGCCTGGCAGGCGATAGAAAGTCCCGTATGAGCACATGtccaagaaaaaacaacagaagaagGCTCAGGCTGAGCAGGCATAGCCAGCAGTGTTTTTCCTGTATTGTTCGAGGGGGTGGAGTAAAACAGAGCGGGTTAGGGTTGGTGGGTGTTCATCCGGACATTTACAGGAAGTCCATCTAATATTTGATTAACGTTGCTCGCACTACATGAAATAACCATAGACAGTCTAAGAAGATAACCGGTTCGTACCTGATATTTCATGTCAAGGCTCTTGGGAAAGCCCTTCTCCAGGGAGCCCGACTACACTCATTTTTCCAGCCGTTTTACTTGAGGCAGAAGGCGAGAGCCCAGCCTTTGAAGAGTCACTAAATTCATATTTACAGATTTAAATGGATGCTCTCGGTCAATTCTCAAATCCGGTGTCCTTTTTTTCCGTGTAGTTTAGTTTCCATTGCCTGGCGAACAGTGCCACTATTATACTATTCTTGTCAAATCAATAGCATATGAATTAACTGTTAAAACTGTTTAGTCATCTACTGTAGATCTACTGTTATCTCCATAGGGTTATCGCACCCGTTTTGTTAGAAGACGACGATTTCGAGCCCGTCTCATAAATACCAAATACGCACTCATCATTCCTCTATCCAGGACAAGGCTTCCGATCCGACTTTTCATAACAAAAGTGTGTtctaacacacaacacataaacaCTCAGGCAGGAAAAAGCAAATATGCATTTTTTGATACACATTCATGCAAAAACCTGTCTTTAAATCATAGCGTACAATAGGATTTGAAAAATACAGAAGAGATGTCAACGCACTTCTATTTACAGCCCAGCTATATAGGGCAGgctaatatttgtttttattttgaaaagtagatgCCAAAACCAGAATCAGTCTTTAGGTTATTGTGGTGAGTTTAACACACCTGTGGCGATTTTATAACGTCGCCTTCAGGTGCCACTCGTAAATGTACCTTTCCACAACTAAAAAAGCGAGCCCGCTGTGTATAAAAAAACGTTATTTACGATACTTTACTAAGGCTGGGCTCGAGCGTCTTTGCTTGCTTGCTTATAACATTTATAACATTTATAATTATAACAAAGGAGACTAGCACAAAGCACACAAAGAGTATTACTATTCGTATTTGTATTACCTATTAGTTTTTGCAAAATACTGGCCAAAATGCCATTTGATATCccaggaggaaaaagaaaagaaaaaacctgCTTTTTAATTGGTAGGTTCTTAAGCATGTcgttatataatatattatatgtcTTTCATGGAATTTTAATGACACTTTTACAAATATATGCACAACGGGAAACTTTCTGACTTTCTGATTTTTACCCTTTCAGGAACTATGCTCTTTGATTTACGACCTGATTGGACTGTAAAAGAACTTGCTCCCGCCCACCTTCCATCCGATTGGTTAAGAATCAAAGCACTCCTCGATCCATTGGCTAATGGTGGCTTCAATATATCTACGTTCCTAATGCATCGCCCCTGAGCAAAAAGCTGCGGCTTCACTGACTGTGACGGGAATGTCCTTCCCGGGCGCATTAGATGCTTACGGTATGTACCTAGGTGATGGATTATGTTATTAGTTGTGTACACAGAGCCACTGAAGCCTCTAAGGTGTCAGTTTAAATCCCCACGGCCAATGTCTGATTGACCGGATGATGCTGTGATCTGAAGTGaccttctttaactgtctatagaAGTGACAGATGAGACTGAGCTaggctagctaacattagcatgctcGCCTCTGAGGGCTGTCAATGAGGGCTGCTAGTGCTAATTCTGGTCCGTCATTAGCCACATTTTTAAGAGCGACTGAGCTCAGACTTGATGTGTGTTTTACGTGAAATTTAAAGAGACGTAGAAGGGTCTCAGGTGCCTGCataggctaacagctagcttgCTAACCTTTCAGTCTAGCTAGTCTCTAAGCTAGCAGCCCATCCATTATCAATAATTGCCCTTTCTGACTGGAAAAAAGGATTGTTTATATTGTATATCATtcgttgtttttattgtcagttttgctccaaagagagaaaaagtcagCCAGTCTATCTTGTTGAAGCAGCACGGGGTGGTGTTTGCCTTGCAACGTTACAGCATGTGTGGGGCGGGCTGGTCGACTGGCCGCATACCAGACAGTGTAGATAGGTGAATAGCTGGCAGAATGTCAAGTTGCTTTGCTGCTTAGCTGTAAATGCGAGTTTGCCTAAACCCTGGACCTTTGCAAGTTGATTCTGTGTCCGTTTATAGAGTTTTGCCCTGGAGCCAACAACACTGCTGCAACTGTGTCTATTGATGCCATGTGTTTATCTTTACAAGGCCTGTGCAATGTTAAGTACTTTTTTAAAGGTGGAGACTGTAAAACTCATGTCTTATCTATTATAGGGTAATACATCTACAATCAGACATTGGGCGAGTGTGCAGTACAAGCTCAAGAGTGGATGACAACAGATCGTTCCTCAGCATGCCCTGAGCTGGCTGATCTCAGACCAGAGACGAGACCTCGCTTAGGCTAAATGTGAAGGAGCTTCCGACAGCTGTGGCCTGAAGGCATTTCAATTTCTGAGATGTCAGTCAAACGAGCAGACGGGATGTCCATCGCCCAGGCTTTGGCCATGACTGTTGCTGAGATACCAGTGTTTCTCTATTCCACATTTGGGCAGGTAAACTACTTTGCCTATACTGTACAGATAAGTTTTCTATCTCTAGACACAAGCAATATCTACAGTCcttcaacaaaaacaagtaaTAATGGCTAAATGTATGTTTAGTAGATCCCTTTATGTTGACAGTTTATATTTGCCTTTTCTCCTTTCAGTCCATATTTTCTCAGTTAAAACTTACTCCCAACTTGAAGAAGGTGTTGTTTGCCACAGCACTGGGCAGTGTAGCTCTGGCTCTCACCGCTCACCAACTGAAAAGGCGGGGGAGAAAAAGGAAGCAGGTAGCACAAGGGAAGGAGGGGCAGAAGACAGTGGGAATACCTGCGGCGCTGATGAGGACAGGAAGACCCTCATCATTAAAGAGAGGTGTGCCTTAATGCCTTCGAGAAAAAGTCCCAATGGAAATTTTGAAATGATAATTTTTCTTTGTGGTTACTGGTGTATCATCATCAACTGAGAAATATGTTCAAGagaatgtgtttttctctccacaGGCCCGTTTACTGGCCGACAGATGATTAGTCCCAGCACTCGGAGCAATGACACCATGAGTGGAATTTCTTCCCTGGCCCCCAGTAAACACTCAAGTTCCTCACACAGCCTGGCATCTGTTAGttttacaatttacaacaaAGTCTATGTAATTTTGCCTATAATTTTCTTTAATCCACATTCCctaatgtgttgtgtgttgtctgttgtctgtgtgttgtgtttttctggcaAAGACGCGGGTCCCAAACTCTCCAAATCAATCTGCCAATCCATCCACCCCCTGGGAAGCGGAGCCTGTGGTGGAAGAGTTGGGGGCAATAGAGGATGCTAATGCAGAGAATCTCTATATAATGGGTAGGTATTTACTGTAACCCCTGGTTTTATAAAAAAGTAGTACACAAGCTTTATGTCAGATGTAGTGACAttatttgctgtgtttttatttagttttgggggcattttgcactaccaactgagccaacccggccacattATTTGCTGTGTTACCTGAGATTTTGTGTGAGGGACAGGGAGATAAGTTGTACTTTGCCTCTTAGTATTTGTTTGGTACATGTAGTCAGAAACAAACTCATCTCTTTTGATGAAAAACAAATGCTGCATTGGCAGAATGAGAAGGGAAAATATTTACATGTGCTGACGATTTATAATCTTTGCATCTTGAATATTATACAAaagttatttttcagtttttttatcatgTTGCGGTAGCCATTAATAAACGACTGTATTTCCCACATTGTGTGAAGGCAGCATTCATTTCCAGCTGTTGGTATTGTAATTTAAAACCAGTGGTGATAATCTAGATTATAATCAGATCAATTTTGAACCCATGGTCCCAGGGTGCTGTTGTTTGG from Etheostoma spectabile isolate EspeVRDwgs_2016 chromosome 16, UIUC_Espe_1.0, whole genome shotgun sequence encodes:
- the st6galnac4 gene encoding alpha-N-acetyl-neuraminyl-2,3-beta-galactosyl-1,3-N-acetyl-galactosaminide alpha-2,6-sialyltransferase, yielding MKYQEKHCWLCLLSLSLLLLFFLGHVLIRDFLSPARQSNGLRGYTRIGPGSMDQFLHMHCSQCALVSSSGQMLGAGLGEEIDKVGCVIRMNNAPTQGFEKDVGNRTSIRVVSHTSVPLLVKNESYYFQQSAGTTYVFWGPERKMRQDGTGYTFNTLLKIAKKYANVRIYTVTREKIQYCDGVFQNETGKNRMKTGAFLSTGFFTMILAIDMCDSIHVYGMIDYNYCSRANHSVVPYHYYERNRINECRMYNVHEHTRRGGHRFITEKAIYAKWATRHKMEFKHPSWSL